Within Gammaproteobacteria bacterium, the genomic segment CCCGATGGCCAGCGGTTGGTGCGACGTCAGCAAGACCAGGCCACCGTCCTCGGCGTGCTGGCGCATCCAGCTCGTCACCTCGGCAATGCCGTCCACATCCAGGCTGGTAAAGGGCTCGTCCAGCAACCAGATCAGCGTCTGGCGCGACAGCAGGCGTGCCAGCGCGGCACGGCGCCGTTGGCCGGCCGACAGCTGCCCTACCGGCACATGCAGTCGTTCCGCCAGGCCGGCCCGCGCGAGCGCTTCCGAGCAGGTCAGCTTGGGCTCATCGGCACGCAGGCCATCGCCATGGCGCAGGTTTTCCAGCGGCGTCAGGCCGCTCTTCAGCCCGTCCTTGTGACCCACCAGGGTCATGGCGGCACGGGCATCACCGGAGGGTCGGGTCGAAGCCGGCTCGCCGAACCAGGCGATTTCGCCGTCGTCCGGCAGCGTCAGGCCTGCCAGGCAGCGCAGCAAGGTGGTCTTGCCGGCGCCATTAAGGCCGCGAATATGGATGATTTCACCGGAACTGGCGCTGAAAGACAGCTGGGCGAACAGCCGATGCATGCCGCGGTAAACCGCCAGATTATTGACCTGCACCAGGGTTTGCGTGTCCATGGTCCGCCGCTGTCCTGCGCTTGGCCCGCCGAGTGTCGGCAGGCAGAAAGGCATTGATATCGACCAAGATGGTGCCCAGGGCCGGACTTGAACCGGCATGGCCATGCGGCCGAGGGATTTTAAGTCCCTTGCGTCTACCAATTCCGCCACCCGGGCGACGCCTTGGATATGCCATCGAGACGCCCGGTCAGGCCTGGACAAGAAAAGGAAATGGAGGCTGGGGTCGGAATCGAACCGGCGTCGACGGCTTTGCAGGCCGCTGCATAACCACTCTGCCACCCAGCCTGGGTGTCGAATTTCCCTGCGTCTTGCCGGGCCGCTTGAGCGGCCCAGGAGGCTGTCGATGAGTGCCTCGAAAGCCCGGGAAATTTACCATACTGAAGAACCCATTGCAGGCTCTATCGAAAGCATTGCCGCAGGTCTTCACAGTGTTCCGTGGAGGACCCGGAAATGAAAAACCCCGGCGCTGCCGGGGCTTTCCATCCACTCCTGCCGGAGCGGTAAATCTGGAGCGGGAAACCAGGTTCGAACTGGCGACCTCAACCTTGGCAAGGTTGCGCTCTACCAACTGAGCTATTCCCGCAAAGAAGGACGCTATTTTAGTGCCGAGCCGTTTCCTGTCAACCGTCCAGACGCAAAAAAACCGGTTTTTTCGTTAGAAAACAGGCCGCTTGGTCAGCTTTTGCACAATTGCCGCCGGGCAGCACTCAATCCTGGAAGGCCTTCATGGCGTTGCGCAGGTAATCCAGCATGGACCACAGGGTCAGGATGGCCGCGATGATCAGCAGCAGCATGCCGGTTTCGTAGACGCCGATGCTCAGGCCGAGCAGCTCGATCGGCCAGATGAGGGTGTCGTACTCGTACACCAGGAAACCGATGGCCACCATCTGCAGGACGGTCTTGGTCTTGCCGATCCAGGACACCGAGACCTTGGAACGCAGGCCTTCTTCCGCCATCCATTCGCGCAGCGCCGAGACCGTGATCTCGCGGCCGATGATGACCGCAGCGGAGAGCGTCAGCAGCACGCTGCGATTCGGATCGACCTCGACCAGCAGGACCAGTGCGACGGCGACCATGATCTTGTCGGCGACCGGGTCCAGGAATGCCCCGAACTTGCTCACCACGCCCCACTTCCTGGCGAGATAGCCATCGATGAAATCGGTGATGCCGGCCAGCGCGAACAGGAAACAGGCCAGGGGCCGTGCCCACTGGAATGGCAGGTAGAAGACAATCACGAAGACCGGCACCAGGGCAACGCGCAGCCAGGTCAGGGCCAGCGGCAGCTGTCGTCGCCAGGCATCAGTCGCTGCCATGGAAGTACTCGTAGACACGTTTTGCCAGCTCCCCGCTGATTCCCTTGACCTTCGAAAGGTCCTCGATCCCGGCCCGACTGACACCCTGCAGGCCACCAAAGGCTT encodes:
- the ccmA gene encoding cytochrome c biogenesis heme-transporting ATPase CcmA, producing the protein MDTQTLVQVNNLAVYRGMHRLFAQLSFSASSGEIIHIRGLNGAGKTTLLRCLAGLTLPDDGEIAWFGEPASTRPSGDARAAMTLVGHKDGLKSGLTPLENLRHGDGLRADEPKLTCSEALARAGLAERLHVPVGQLSAGQRRRAALARLLSRQTLIWLLDEPFTSLDVDGIAEVTSWMRQHAEDGGLVLLTSHQPLAIGMPVRELWVGAQ
- the pgsA gene encoding CDP-diacylglycerol--glycerol-3-phosphate 3-phosphatidyltransferase, which codes for MAATDAWRRQLPLALTWLRVALVPVFVIVFYLPFQWARPLACFLFALAGITDFIDGYLARKWGVVSKFGAFLDPVADKIMVAVALVLLVEVDPNRSVLLTLSAAVIIGREITVSALREWMAEEGLRSKVSVSWIGKTKTVLQMVAIGFLVYEYDTLIWPIELLGLSIGVYETGMLLLIIAAILTLWSMLDYLRNAMKAFQD